The proteins below come from a single Ictidomys tridecemlineatus isolate mIctTri1 chromosome 8, mIctTri1.hap1, whole genome shotgun sequence genomic window:
- the LOC144366308 gene encoding protein tyrosine phosphatase type IVA 1 — protein MARMNRPAPVEVTYKNMRFLITHNPTNATLNKFIEELKKYGVTTIVRVCEATYDTTLVEKEGIHVLDWPFDDGAPPSNQIVDDWLSLVKIKFREEPGCCIAVHCVAGLGRAPVLVALALIEGGMKYEDAVQFIRQKRRGAFNSKQLLYLEKYRPKMRLRFKDSNGHRNNCCIQ, from the coding sequence ATGGCTCGAATGAACCGCCCTGCTCCTGTGGAAGTCACATACAAGAACATGAGATTTCTTATTACACACAATCCAACCAATGCAACCTTAAACAAATTTATAGAGGAACTTAAGAAGTATGGTGTTACCACAATAGTAAGAGTATGTGAAGCAACCTATGACACTACTCTTGTGGAGAAAGAAGGCATCCATGTTCTTGATTGGCCTTTTGATGATGGTGCACCACCGTCCAACCAAATTGTTGATGACTGGTTAAGTCTTGTAAAAATTAAGTTTCGAGAAGAACCTGGTTGTTGTATTGCTGTTCATTGTGTTGCAGGCCTTGGGAGAGCTCCAGTGCTTGTTGCTCTGGCATTGATTGAAGGCGGAATGAAATATGAAGATGCAGTACAATTCATAAGACAAAAGCGGCGTGGAGCCTTTAACAGCAAGCAACTTTTGTATTTGGAGAAGTATCGTCCTAAAATGCGGCTGCGCTTCAAAGACTCCAATGGTCATAGAAACAACTGTTGCATTCAATAA